Proteins from a single region of Salvelinus sp. IW2-2015 linkage group LG4p, ASM291031v2, whole genome shotgun sequence:
- the LOC111960665 gene encoding gamma-sarcoglycan-like isoform X1 — MVREQYVTTTQDSSVPAPVPDSIYKIGIYGWRKRCLYLFVLLLIIILTVNFALTIWILRVMWLNTEGMGHLKVTAEGVRLEDGKSEFLFPLYAQEIHSREDSSLLVHSSENVTLNARNENNDVTGSLSVGPDVAQGNAPNFVISSNTKTLFSADDKEVVVGTDKLRVTGPEGALFEHSVETPLLKTEPFKDLRLESPTRSLSMDAPKGVFVKALAGNIEASSNMDILLHSSEGLVILDAETVRLPSLPLGHGGVSGNAQGLYEVCVCPSGKLFLSKAGVTSMCSESQEC, encoded by the exons ATGGTGAGGGAGCAGTATGtcaccaccacccaggacagcaGTGTCCCTGCCCCGGTCCCTGACTCCATCTATAAGATCGGGATCTACGGTTGGAGGAAGCGCTGCCTCTACCTGTTTGTCCTGctgctcatcatcatcctcaccgTGAACTTTGCCCTCACCATATGGATCCTCCGGGTCATGTGGTTAAACACA GAAGGGATGGGACATCTAAAAGTAACAGCGGAGGGAGTGAGGCTTGAGGACGGCAAGTCAGagttcctctttcctctctacgCCCAAGAGATCCACTCCAGAGAG GACTCCTCTCTCCTGGTGCACTCATCTGAAAACGTCACTCTCAATGCCCGCAATGAAAATaatgatgtcacaggaagtctcTCCGTAG GTCCAGATGTGGCCCAGGGAAATGCACCAAATTTTGTCATCAGCTCCAACACCAAGACGCTGTTTTCTGCAGATGACAAAGAGGTGGTTGTTGGAACAGACAAACTCCGTGTTACAG gtCCAGAAGGTGCCCTGTTTGAACACTCTGTAGAGACGCCCCTGCTCAAAACTGAGCCCTTCAAAGACTTGAG GCTGGAGTCTCCAACCCGCTCTCTCAGCATGGATGCACCAAAGGGAGTCTTTGTCAAAGCACTGGCCGGGAACATCGAAGCGTCATCTAACATGGATATTCTATTGCACTCCAGTGAAGGACTG GTGATTCTGGATGCCGAGACGGTGCGTCTGCCGAGTCTCCCCCTGGGACACGGAGGGGTGTCTGGAAACGCTCAGGGACTCTACgaagtgtgtgtctgtcctaGCGGAAAGCTGTTCCTGTCCAAGGCCGGGGTCACCTCCATGTGCAGCGAAAGCCAAGAGTGCTAG
- the LOC111960665 gene encoding gamma-sarcoglycan-like isoform X2, with protein sequence MDPPGHVVKHRMGHLKVTAEGVRLEDGKSEFLFPLYAQEIHSREDSSLLVHSSENVTLNARNENNDVTGSLSVGPDVAQGNAPNFVISSNTKTLFSADDKEVVVGTDKLRVTGPEGALFEHSVETPLLKTEPFKDLRLESPTRSLSMDAPKGVFVKALAGNIEASSNMDILLHSSEGLVILDAETVRLPSLPLGHGGVSGNAQGLYEVCVCPSGKLFLSKAGVTSMCSESQEC encoded by the exons ATGGATCCTCCGGGTCATGTGGTTAAACACA GGATGGGACATCTAAAAGTAACAGCGGAGGGAGTGAGGCTTGAGGACGGCAAGTCAGagttcctctttcctctctacgCCCAAGAGATCCACTCCAGAGAG GACTCCTCTCTCCTGGTGCACTCATCTGAAAACGTCACTCTCAATGCCCGCAATGAAAATaatgatgtcacaggaagtctcTCCGTAG GTCCAGATGTGGCCCAGGGAAATGCACCAAATTTTGTCATCAGCTCCAACACCAAGACGCTGTTTTCTGCAGATGACAAAGAGGTGGTTGTTGGAACAGACAAACTCCGTGTTACAG gtCCAGAAGGTGCCCTGTTTGAACACTCTGTAGAGACGCCCCTGCTCAAAACTGAGCCCTTCAAAGACTTGAG GCTGGAGTCTCCAACCCGCTCTCTCAGCATGGATGCACCAAAGGGAGTCTTTGTCAAAGCACTGGCCGGGAACATCGAAGCGTCATCTAACATGGATATTCTATTGCACTCCAGTGAAGGACTG GTGATTCTGGATGCCGAGACGGTGCGTCTGCCGAGTCTCCCCCTGGGACACGGAGGGGTGTCTGGAAACGCTCAGGGACTCTACgaagtgtgtgtctgtcctaGCGGAAAGCTGTTCCTGTCCAAGGCCGGGGTCACCTCCATGTGCAGCGAAAGCCAAGAGTGCTAG